A genomic segment from Deinococcus sp. YIM 77859 encodes:
- the groL gene encoding chaperonin GroEL (60 kDa chaperone family; promotes refolding of misfolded polypeptides especially under stressful conditions; forms two stacked rings of heptamers to form a barrel-shaped 14mer; ends can be capped by GroES; misfolded proteins enter the barrel where they are refolded when GroES binds) codes for MPKQLVFEENARRSLERGVNAVANAVKVTLGPRGRNVVIEKKFGSPTITKDGVTVAKEVELEDKLENIGAQLLKEIASKTNDITGDGTTTATVLGQAIVKEGLRNVAAGANPLALKRGIDKAVAAATEEIKRLAVPVEDSDAIKKVAGISANDPQVGEEIANAMDKVGKEGVITIEESKGFDTEVDVVEGMQFDKGYISPYFITSPDTMEAVLEDAYILINEKKISALKDLLPVLEKVAQTGRPLLIIAEDVEGEALATLVVNKLRGTLNIAAVKAPGFGDRRKEMLRDIAAVTGGQVVSEDLGHRLENVGLDMLGRAKRVRITKDETTIIDGMGNQAEIDARVNAIKAELETTDSDYAREKLQERLAKLAGGVAVIRVGAATETELKEKKHRYEDALSTARSAVEEGIVAGGGTTLLRVIPAVRRVAESLEGDEATGARILIRALEEPARQIAANAGEEGSVIVNAVVGSDKPRFGFNAATGEYVDDMIAAGIVDPAKVTRTALQNAASIGALILTTEAIVSDKPEKEKAPAGAGAPDMGGMDF; via the coding sequence ATGCCCAAGCAACTCGTGTTTGAAGAGAATGCCCGCCGTAGCCTGGAACGCGGCGTGAACGCCGTTGCCAATGCCGTCAAGGTCACCCTGGGGCCGCGCGGCCGCAACGTCGTCATCGAGAAGAAATTCGGCAGCCCCACGATCACCAAGGACGGCGTGACCGTCGCCAAGGAAGTGGAGCTCGAGGACAAGCTCGAGAACATCGGCGCGCAGCTTCTCAAGGAAATCGCCTCCAAGACCAACGACATCACCGGTGACGGCACCACCACCGCTACGGTGCTCGGCCAGGCCATCGTGAAGGAAGGTCTGCGCAACGTTGCGGCGGGCGCGAACCCCCTTGCCCTCAAGCGCGGCATCGACAAGGCGGTTGCCGCCGCGACCGAGGAGATCAAGCGCCTGGCGGTGCCCGTTGAGGACAGCGACGCCATCAAGAAGGTCGCGGGCATCTCGGCCAACGATCCGCAGGTTGGCGAGGAAATCGCCAACGCGATGGACAAGGTGGGCAAGGAAGGCGTCATCACCATCGAGGAGTCCAAGGGCTTTGACACCGAAGTGGACGTCGTGGAGGGGATGCAGTTTGACAAGGGCTACATCAGCCCCTACTTCATCACCAGCCCCGATACGATGGAAGCGGTCCTGGAAGACGCCTACATCCTGATCAACGAGAAGAAGATCAGCGCCCTCAAGGATTTGCTCCCGGTGCTGGAAAAGGTCGCGCAGACCGGCCGTCCGCTGCTGATCATCGCCGAAGACGTGGAGGGCGAGGCGCTTGCCACCCTGGTCGTGAACAAGCTGCGCGGCACGCTGAACATCGCGGCCGTGAAGGCTCCTGGCTTCGGTGACCGCCGCAAGGAGATGCTGCGCGACATCGCGGCCGTGACGGGCGGTCAGGTCGTCAGCGAGGACCTGGGTCACCGCCTGGAGAATGTCGGTCTCGACATGCTGGGCCGTGCCAAGCGGGTCCGCATCACCAAGGACGAGACGACGATCATCGACGGCATGGGCAACCAGGCCGAGATCGACGCCCGCGTGAACGCCATCAAGGCCGAGCTGGAGACCACCGACTCTGACTACGCCCGCGAGAAGCTCCAGGAGCGCCTCGCCAAGCTGGCGGGCGGTGTGGCTGTGATCCGTGTGGGGGCCGCGACCGAGACCGAACTCAAGGAGAAGAAGCACCGCTACGAGGACGCCCTCTCCACCGCTCGCTCGGCGGTCGAGGAAGGCATCGTCGCGGGTGGCGGCACCACGCTGCTGCGCGTCATTCCCGCTGTTCGCCGAGTCGCCGAGAGCCTGGAGGGTGACGAGGCCACCGGTGCGCGCATCCTGATTCGCGCCCTGGAAGAGCCCGCCCGTCAGATCGCCGCGAACGCGGGCGAGGAGGGCAGCGTCATCGTGAATGCCGTCGTGGGCAGCGACAAGCCCCGCTTCGGCTTCAACGCTGCGACGGGTGAGTACGTGGACGACATGATCGCCGCGGGCATCGTGGACCCCGCCAAGGTCACCCGCACGGCCCTGCAGAACGCTGCCTCCATCGGCGCTCTGATCCTGACGACCGAAGCCATCGTCAGCGACAAGCCCGAGAAGGAAAAGGCCCCCGCCGGTGCTGGCGCGCCGGACATGGGCGGGATGGACTTCTAA
- a CDS encoding SDR family oxidoreductase, which produces MTKDDRKQNVQSESAPTENFPQQASGETQAQEPGHQSEMNQKPITIRDDYRGSGKLTGKVALITGGDSGIGRAVAVHFAREGADVAVVYLDEHEDAQSTVALVEGEGRRALAISGDIGDPQFCQQAVQQTLQELGRLDILVNNAAEQHPQPSITDITPEQLERTFRTNIFGMFYLTQAALPHLKQGATIINTTSVTAYKGSPQLLDYSSTKGAIVAFTRSLSQSLAEQGIRVNAVAPGPIWTPLIPSTFEPQKVESFGQDVPLKRPGQPAEVAPAYVFLASEDSSYMTGQVLHPNGGEVVNG; this is translated from the coding sequence ATGACGAAGGATGACAGGAAGCAAAACGTCCAGTCCGAGTCGGCTCCGACGGAGAACTTTCCCCAACAGGCTTCGGGCGAGACCCAGGCCCAGGAGCCGGGTCACCAGTCGGAGATGAACCAAAAGCCCATCACCATTCGCGATGATTACCGTGGCAGCGGCAAACTGACGGGCAAGGTCGCGCTGATCACCGGGGGGGACAGCGGGATTGGGCGGGCCGTCGCCGTGCACTTCGCGCGCGAGGGCGCTGACGTTGCCGTGGTGTACCTCGACGAGCACGAGGACGCGCAAAGCACCGTGGCGCTTGTGGAGGGCGAGGGCCGCCGCGCTCTGGCGATCAGCGGGGACATCGGCGACCCGCAGTTTTGCCAGCAGGCCGTGCAGCAGACCCTTCAGGAGCTGGGTCGGCTCGACATTCTGGTGAATAACGCCGCTGAGCAGCACCCGCAGCCCAGCATTACGGACATCACGCCCGAGCAGTTGGAGCGCACCTTCCGCACGAACATCTTTGGCATGTTCTACCTGACCCAGGCGGCGCTGCCGCACCTGAAGCAGGGTGCAACCATCATCAACACCACCAGCGTCACGGCCTACAAGGGAAGTCCCCAACTGCTCGACTACTCCAGCACCAAGGGTGCCATTGTCGCCTTTACCCGCAGCCTCAGCCAGAGCCTGGCGGAACAGGGCATCCGCGTGAACGCTGTGGCTCCGGGACCGATCTGGACGCCCCTGATTCCCAGCACTTTTGAGCCGCAAAAGGTCGAGAGCTTCGGCCAGGACGTCCCCCTGAAGCGCCCCGGCCAACCCGCTGAAGTCGCGCCCGCCTACGTCTTCCTGGCCTCGGAGGACAGCAGCTACATGACCGGACAGGTCCTGCACCCGAATGGCGGCGAGGTGGTGAACGGGTAG
- the groES gene encoding co-chaperone GroES: MLKPLGDRVLVEIIEEAEQKTAGGLYVPDTAKEKSQRGKVVAVGNGKLLDNGTRVALDVKEGDTVYFAKYGGTEVSLDGKNYSILNERDILAIVE, encoded by the coding sequence ATGCTGAAACCACTGGGCGACCGCGTTCTCGTTGAGATTATCGAAGAAGCCGAGCAGAAGACGGCTGGGGGCCTGTACGTTCCCGATACGGCCAAGGAAAAGAGCCAGCGCGGCAAGGTCGTGGCCGTTGGCAACGGCAAGCTGCTCGACAACGGCACGCGCGTCGCGCTGGACGTGAAAGAAGGCGACACCGTGTACTTCGCCAAGTACGGCGGTACGGAAGTCTCCCTGGACGGTAAGAACTACTCCATCCTGAACGAGCGCGACATCCTCGCCATCGTCGAGTAA
- a CDS encoding GGDEF domain-containing protein, which produces MPRPNILSRSAFEDAFEALNGAPVTLAVLDLDHFKLLNDTLGHAEGDRVLRDVERLLSGSLPTGSVIGRVGGDEYGVILPETAAETALILFDEVIRHFHIHRDPHWPRTLSLSVGLAARPAHAHTFADLYRAADEALLRAKREGRSRACIYVESKMILKSNYYPKSQLERLAKLSGALGRTEASLLREALEHLIERYREAL; this is translated from the coding sequence ATGCCCCGACCCAACATTCTGTCCCGTTCAGCGTTTGAAGACGCGTTTGAGGCGCTCAACGGGGCTCCGGTGACCCTGGCGGTGCTTGACCTTGACCACTTCAAGCTGCTGAACGACACCCTCGGGCACGCGGAAGGGGACCGCGTGCTGCGGGACGTGGAACGCCTGCTGTCGGGCAGCCTCCCCACGGGCAGCGTGATCGGGCGAGTGGGGGGTGACGAGTATGGGGTGATCCTGCCTGAAACGGCTGCTGAGACGGCCCTGATTCTCTTTGACGAGGTGATTCGGCACTTTCACATTCACCGCGATCCGCACTGGCCGCGCACCCTCAGCCTGAGCGTTGGCCTGGCTGCTCGGCCCGCGCACGCCCACACCTTTGCCGACCTGTACCGTGCGGCTGACGAGGCACTCTTGCGCGCCAAACGCGAGGGCCGCAGCCGGGCCTGCATCTACGTGGAGAGCAAGATGATCCTGAAGTCCAACTACTACCCCAAAAGCCAGCTCGAACGCCTCGCCAAGCTCTCGGGTGCGCTGGGCCGGACCGAGGCGTCCCTGCTGCGCGAGGCGCTCGAACACCTGATCGAGCGGTACCGGGAGGCGTTGTGA
- a CDS encoding M23 family metallopeptidase has product MRRLLRLLLVLAVLVGAASLLWPATRQAWRYVALLSAPAPTEQSLPNPLPGQRFVDTWGAARSEGRRHEGVDIFAPRGTPIRATTRGLVLNVGENRLGGRTVTLLGPGGQRHYYAHLDRYPDLQEGDWVEAGDVVGYVGDSGNAKGTPPHLHYGIYELGGAINPYPLLRQD; this is encoded by the coding sequence GTGCGCCGCCTCCTTCGCCTCCTTCTCGTGCTCGCCGTACTGGTCGGGGCCGCCTCTCTGCTGTGGCCCGCCACCAGACAGGCCTGGCGGTACGTGGCGCTGCTCTCCGCGCCGGCGCCCACCGAACAGAGCCTTCCCAATCCCCTGCCGGGCCAGCGTTTCGTGGACACCTGGGGCGCAGCCCGCAGCGAGGGGCGGCGGCATGAAGGGGTGGACATCTTCGCGCCGCGCGGCACGCCCATCCGCGCCACGACGCGCGGCCTCGTCCTCAACGTGGGCGAGAACCGGCTGGGGGGCCGCACCGTGACCCTCCTCGGGCCCGGCGGACAGCGGCACTATTACGCGCACCTCGACCGCTATCCGGACCTCCAGGAAGGCGACTGGGTGGAGGCTGGGGACGTGGTGGGCTATGTGGGAGACAGCGGCAACGCGAAAGGCACGCCCCCGCACCTGCACTACGGGATCTATGAGCTGGGGGGCGCGATCAACCCCTATCCGCTGCTGCGCCAGGATTGA
- a CDS encoding helix-turn-helix domain-containing protein produces MATLRKVYRFRLCPTQEQGQAFLALAGSRRFVSRRSATNSPPSRSRTRRRGFNPGAAADRG; encoded by the coding sequence GTGGCGACGCTGCGCAAGGTCTACAGGTTTCGGTTGTGCCCCACCCAAGAGCAGGGGCAAGCCTTCCTGGCGCTGGCCGGGAGTCGCCGCTTCGTCTCTCGCCGCTCAGCCACGAACTCACCGCCCTCAAGAAGCAGGACGAGACGGCGTGGCTTCAATCCTGGCGCAGCAGCGGATAGGGGTTGA
- a CDS encoding nucleoside deaminase, whose protein sequence is MSEGWHAALSEAWMAYCRGSYPIGAVVVDGAGQVIARGRNRLSEPRGAAGGVISGHDLAHAEINALLNLSATPRPECYSWTVLTTVEPCPQCAGAIAMSGLRAVEYAAPDPWAGCTRLLTDDPYVSGKRIQVGRAPENVQRLALRLALVGFLEAGHSRLGPVLQAFQEYGEDLAAAHELHDRGTLQALRSAGAALGDVLGVLGGGAP, encoded by the coding sequence TTGTCAGAAGGGTGGCACGCCGCCCTCTCCGAAGCCTGGATGGCCTACTGCCGGGGTTCTTATCCCATCGGAGCCGTCGTGGTGGACGGGGCCGGGCAGGTGATCGCCCGGGGGCGCAACCGGCTGAGCGAGCCTCGCGGGGCGGCGGGGGGCGTCATCAGCGGGCATGACCTGGCCCACGCTGAGATCAATGCCCTGCTGAATCTGTCTGCCACGCCGCGTCCGGAGTGTTACAGCTGGACGGTGCTGACCACGGTGGAACCCTGTCCGCAGTGTGCGGGGGCCATCGCCATGAGCGGGCTGCGGGCGGTGGAGTATGCTGCGCCGGACCCCTGGGCGGGCTGCACCCGGCTGCTGACCGACGATCCCTACGTGTCGGGGAAGAGGATTCAGGTGGGCCGCGCGCCGGAGAATGTGCAGCGGCTGGCGCTGCGGCTGGCGCTGGTGGGCTTTCTGGAAGCGGGGCACAGCAGACTCGGGCCTGTCCTCCAGGCCTTTCAGGAGTATGGAGAAGACCTCGCCGCCGCACACGAACTGCATGACCGGGGCACCCTGCAGGCCCTGCGCTCGGCTGGGGCAGCCCTGGGGGACGTTCTGGGCGTTCTGGGTGGAGGGGCCCCGTGA